GCTCAGATAGCGTGGGACTGCACAATTTCTTAAAATCTCATTTACATATAAAATGTCATCAGGGAGTGCTCATGTGGACCCTGTATGCAGAAGTCACCTGCAAAAGCAAAAGGACTACCTTCTAAAGTTAAAAAGTAACATTAAAACAACAGGAAAATCTCTCATATACTGTAACGCTGTTAACTACTAGAAATCACTGTAACAAGGTATTCATTAAGCCAAATTATTAGCAAGATGGGACATTTATAAGAATTAGTGATACATTAGACTGCTTGAAATTCTTTAAGATATATGCATTCTTGTCTGGATGGACTGATCTAAACCACAGGGAGTTAAGTCACTGATTTTAATAATGACTTAAATCAGCAAGCAGGATATTGTGATttaaaagaatttattttaatcatATTTCGCATTtgtacttttaaattattttccaaataaagTTGATTCTTAATGGTTGATAACATCTTTTACTGGATCAATTTCTTTTGGTGAGAGCAACAAGCTTTTGAACTTACACAGAGATCTTTGGGAAGAAGCTTGcctctctcactaacagaagtgATTCCAATAGAAGATATCACCCTCACCCATCTTGTTTCCTTAGTATTCTGGCACCAGCACTGCTTCAACAACATTGCACACGACAGATCATTCAAGCTTTTTCCTTATGCGGCAAGCACCACTAAAAAGAAAAGCTAAAGTGTGTTCATAAAACACACACTTTGGAGCTGTTATCTACTGTTTTACAGTTTTAAAAACTTAATATCATCTTGAAGGAACGTAGCTTATTTTCAAAATCTCAATATTGTTCAACGAATAAGAGGACTTATACTTACACAACTGTACATTTCCTTTTAGGTTTTCCACCAACAGCTCAATAAAATTACCTTTTTAGCTATCAAATTTTACTGGATTACTTTTGGTATGCTCAGTACTTAGGCTATCTGACTAGTTTAATGGTTAGAATATTTACTTTGCATATATTTTCTAAGGCTGTTGTAAACTTCATTATAACTACACTAGTAGATGACTGAACAATCCATTAATATCATAAATATTTACAGActtatttgtttttgtgtgttgaaactgtcttttttatttaaatagttaAAATAAGGGACTCCTGTCAATCTTATTTCCTTCATACTTCAGCCTCTGCTTGACAACTACTATTCAATATCTATCACTCTTGGAAATTGTTTACCAATAAACTgattttttctttgttaaaaatCGTTCTCATATAGACTTGTTCTCATATAGAATCTGAGCTATAAATTCTAACTTGAGCTCACAATCCAGACAGAGCAGAACATGAAACAAAATTATTGTTCCAACAGTCCCTTAGCATTAACTGTCACTACAGTGGAATTTGTATTGCATTACACAGCAATTAAGATTAACAAAACCAACAAAGTGGCATTTTTTTCCCAatcaaataaaattatttcacaCTGGTAGATCAATGGAGAAATGTCATGCCGAAACAAAGAGCGTTACAACTAGAAATATTctctgaaatgtttaaaaaacgGGCAGCTGATATACTCCCAGAAACTGTTTAAATATATTACAGAAAAATGAAGAGATTTCTCACCTGTGGCAAATGTAATTGGAGACCTTCACTTGGAATGGGCTGGTGAGATGGTGTCTGATCCAGCTGCATGTTAAATAAGCATGCAAGAGCTGACTGAGCAGCACGAGCCTTTGCAAGTTTTTTGTTTCTTCCTGAGCCTTCAAAAGTTTGACCGTCTACTGCCACTGCCATCACAAAGTTCTTAGCATGGCTTTCTCCACTTTCTGAGAGAAATTCATACTTTAACCCTGGCCGCAACTCATTAAGAATCATCACAGGGTTCTTTCCACTGGTGGATGGATATGGTGATGGTGTAGGGAGAGGGGACTGGATCAGACTACCAGTCACTGAGGAGGACGACAGACTGTAGTCTATACTGGAACTATAGGATCCATCTCCATTGGATCCCAAATAAAAGGAATTATCTGTCTGAACTGGTGTTTCAAATCCATTGAAAAGCGTGTCTGGGAAGTCTGCTTGGTCAGATGTAAAGTCTGTGTTTACAGAGAGCGTTCTCCCCATTGCTAAATGTGCTTCAGATGCATTTGGAAACTGAACAAAAGATCTCAAAGCCTTCTCAGCAGCATGAAGCTTTGCCTTCTTTTTTGTAGGGCCAGATCCCTCAAACACCTGTCCATTAACTTCAACAGCCATCACAAAAATAGGGGCATGAACTGGTCCTGTTTGGGAGAGAAGCTTGTACTGTAAACCAGGCTTAATTTCATTCAGTTGCATCAGAGCATTCTTTGGCAAAACAGGACCTGgagttttcttcctcttcttagGGCGGAACTTGGAATGTCCATTGTTGCCCTCCTCCAATGGGCgttttctgctgctgccaccaccaccattggAGAGTTGAGACCCCTCCCCGGTACTTTGCACACTGCTATCCTTTGGTGGAACGGTGTCCATGTTGCGGTTCTCCTTAACATCAGTGCTGCTTGAACCTGTGATGCCCAGAAAGAGTAACTTACAACGCCTTCGTTGCAGGATCTTGTAAATGCAAAATTTATAGATTCCTTTATCTTTGTAACTGGAAGCGATGTGTGcttacagatttacatatttgcagGACAAACAGAAAACTCTAGTTTTAACAACCCACAAAATATCAGATGCAGGTGTGAGTGACAAATTACGtatttgacatttttattaataatagGATTAAAAATCTGAACCATTTTAATTTTGCCCTCAAATTATTTTTGAGacaaaaaatctattttaaaattaattttgttctgAAATATGTTCCAAGCCAAGAAAGATTTATAATTTTAATCAACATTTTGATGCTTATATTTCAAAATCCTTCCATTAATAAACTAATTAATATTTAAGATGAGTACTAGTGAGATACAGATTTTCATATTAATTCAAACCACCTCACTTTTACTTAAGCTCATGTTGTGGTTCAAGTAAGGCATCTCacatcatttttatttgtttttaaaagataaattatataaaatctgagtaatgtaattaaaaataacaagatTCTTTTGTAGGTTCCCTGGTTTAAGAACGTATAAGCATTGTATATACTTGCTTTTTTTCAGCTGCTTGAAACAGCTCTACTTATACATCGCTTATATAGATATTCAACTGTGTCCATTTTCACAATATTCTTCATTTACATGACTAATGTCAGGTACTGGGTACTTATCTAGAATCATTTACATTTCATCCGAGAAGTCTCCAACAAGAAATTTTTCTCCTAACCATGCTAACTTGATAATAGTCTGAATCCGCTCCCACTGAAACTAGTCAAGACTCTCCTTCTATTGACGTCAAAGGCACTTAAATTAGATTAAAAACATGCACTGCAGAATGGAATGCACCACACTCAGTGctcatatttatttttttttaatcaacccTCAAGACGTAGAAGTAAAGCCTGTAAGACATACTTCATCTCTCCTCACAATTCTGTTAAAATCGTGCTTAAATTATGTTGCTCCACAAGAATTATATAAAGTTTCTGTACCATTACCTAGCAAGAAATTTTCTATTTCTGATGATCATTTACACACTGTATAAGTCTTTGCAAAATAAAAGCAAGTGCTATTATTTTAGACAGACCCCCACTTCAAAAAATCCTACTTAAGACACAGCAATCCTTTATTAGACTAGTATTAGAAAGCAAGAAGATTTTTAATACCTATTCAGGTTAAACTTGACAAATTAATCATGTTGTATGCTTGTAATTATTAATAGAACTGATTTGTTTATATGAAGCAAATTAAATGTTAATCAAGTATGTTTGAAATTACGGTGATTATATTGTACTTTGAGTTAGTTATGAGAATTGTTCCTGCTCCAGCTTTTAAATCCCACTCTTTGTTATGTGAAGAAACTGCTGCAAATAGTCTCAATTTACACTAGTCTATGTAAATTAAAATGCAATTGTAATAGTTTATAAGTTTCCAACCTTTCAGTTTTAAAGATTTCAAATATCTAGCAATATAATGCACCTCCCATAAAAAAACGATTATACAAATTAATCcagaatttaaacaaaacaaagtggAAATTTTCTTGCACTTTGATGGATTTCAAACCTTTTCTTAATTTTCCCAGAGTATAACTGGTGCGCACACACCACTTCTCCCAGTTTACAAAGCTGATGGAATAGATACTAAATTTTCATTTATAACATCCTCCAGCAAAAGCTCGATAGGTTACTCCTTTCGGTGCTCAAAAAGAATAAAAGATCAAAAGAAAGAGCCAAAGTAGAAACATACATGTTGTTAACAAACAGGTACTGGACAATAAATATTGGTACAATACTGACAGACAAAAGTAAAATAACTATTGTCGGGGAACATTCATATTCCTAAATTTGATCATTAAAAATGTGCTTTGGCAGTTTATTTTATCAGAAAACGATTTCGAAAGTAGCACCTCAAATGGTATTTTATATAGTATACATAATTACtagctgaacctctctcgtccagcacccttgggacgtgaccagtgctagatgagagaatttgccggatgactGTAAGTCATTgttttttagcacattaccaatatttccactgcttactgggcccttagaagacatttagcggtaaattacagctaaataacggcacagaacactgagagccaggactagtggctgtaaacaaactttttgggaccacaggaaacttggccacacccatgatatatgatcatccagctaactgaaatcaggtcggattacagagtttgcaggATAAGAGTGTTCTGGAGtagaagaggttcaacctgtagtgagtcATAATAATTAACACATTAATTCATGAAGTTTCATTTCTTTAATATAATACTGCATTGAGGGAGTTTAaacaaaagacagttacctgttccataactggcGTTCTTTGAcatgtgctgctcatgtccattctacaATAGGTGTGCATGTTCACCATATGCACTGGTGCCGGAGGTTTTTCCCATAGCACTACTGAAGGAGAGTGTCTCCAATGCCACCCTCCCTCCACTGGGTGCCACTCTGGCATAGTGTAAGGGGTGCTGCACACCTCCCTACTCAGCTCCTTCTTGACAGAAAACTCTCACAATGGGGAAGAAGGGgtgtggaatggacatgtgcattACATCTTGAAGAGTACCAGtcacagaacaggtaactgtctcttCTTCTCTGAGTGCTCGCTCACGTCCATTCCATAATAGGTGACTAACAGCAGGATCACCTTGGAGGTAGGCAGGATTCAAGAACAAGAAGGCTGCAGTACTGCCCTGCCAAACCCTGCATCATCTCCAGTTTGGGAGGTCATGGCATTGAGAATGGTGAATGTGTGCATGGATAACCACGTAGCCACTTTACAGATTTTTTGTACTGGAATCTTGTATTGGGTTGGGAATGCCACTGACAATACCTGCACCCTCAAGTGAACCCTCATGAAAGGTGGCAGGGAAACCCCATCCAGGTCATAGCAAGCATGGATACAGGAAGTGATCCAGTTAGATATCCACTGTTGAGCCTGACTGGCCTTTCATACATTCAGGCATGCCAACAAACAGGTAGGAAGATTTCCATGGCACATCCAACAAATGAAGACTCCTCTCATCATTGGAGGAGTGGGGCTTGGAACAGAGAATCATTAACATAATGTCCTGGTTCAGATGGAAGCCTGTCACTACCTTTGGAAGGAAATCCAGAGTGGGACAGAGCTAGACCTTGTCCTTATGAAAGGCTGTATACAGTGACTCTGAGGTCATGCCTCTAAGATCTGAAACGCACCTAGCTGTCATTACTGCCAAAAGGAAGGCTACCTTCCAGGACTAGTAACATCAGGAGTACGTGGCCAACAGCTTGAATGGCAGGCCTGTGAACCTAGATAGGAATAGGTTCAGATCCCGAGGTGGAACCGGGGTTCTGACGTGGGGGAAAAAAGACATTCCAGCGCCTTAAGTAACTTAGTCATCATGCCATGGGAAAATATCGTGTGTCCCTGCACCAGGGGATGAAAACACAGAAGTGACCACCAGATGAACCTTGAGTGAAGAGCAAGCCAACCCAGACCTTAAGGTGAAGCAGGTAATCCAGAATCAACTGGATTGCCGCCTCCACTGGGGAGATGCTGCAGTCCATTGTCCACACAAATCTTGACCACTTAGCTACATAGCTTTGTCATGTCAAGTGTCTCCTACTCTCGAGGAGGACATGGTAGACACCCTCCAAGCAGGCCTGCTCCAGTGAGTTCAACCATGCAGCATTCATGCTGTGAAGTGTAGGGACACAAGGTGGGGATGAAGGAGATGGCTGCGGTCCTGCAACAGAAGGTCTGTATGGTACGGCAGCAGTCATGGAAGGAGCACTGCTAGACTGAACATCGTCCCAAACCAGTGCTGCTATGCTCATAGTGGAGCTATGACGACTCAGACCCTGTTACTCAATGTTTTGGGTGACCTTACTGATGAACAAGAATGGGAGGAATGCATAAAGCAGGCCTTCCATCTAAGACAGGAGAAAGGCATCTGACAGGGAGCATGCACCCAAGCCCCCACAAGGAGCAGAAGAGGGGGCAACAGCTGTTCTGCCTAGTGTCAAACAGGTCTGCCTAGGGAGCACCCCACTTCTGGAAGAATGGGTGGACCACTTCCATGTGCAACATCCACTCATGATGAGAAAAGAAGTCCCAgcttaagcaatttgcccagaaGCTGGTCCCAATCGATGTCATGCATGACACAGAAGTCCCATTGTGCAAGGGCTTCCTGGAAAACAGCTGCAGAGTGGCCTTCACCTTGCCTGTTGATATAGACCATGGAGGCCACATTGCCCATGTGGACTCTAACCACTCTGCCTGTGAGACTGAGGCAGAATGCTTCAGAGGTGAAATGTACCACTCTGAGCACCCTGATGGTGATGTAAAGTCTCATCTCTTCTGGGGACCACATGCCTTGGGTCTTGGTaacccccagctgggcccccccCAGCCAAGGTCCATTGTGTCTGAAATAAGCTCAATCATGGGAAGGCAGCTCTGGAAAAAGATTCCAAGTAACACATTTTCTGGAACCATCCACCACAGGACGGAGGACAGGATCATGAGGCCTTTGTCCAAATGGGTCTTGGCTTGCAAGAAGACTGAAGCCAGACATATCTGCAATGGGTGCATGTAGAGTCTGGCATGTCAAACAACATAAGTACAAGCCACCATGTACTCCAAGAAGCATAGGCTCATTCTGGCTGTAGTTATTGGAAACCAAGAAACATTCATGATGAGAGCCCCTGGAGTCTGGAACCtgttgcaggggagggaggctctCTTGGTCTCGGCCTCCAGTACCACTCCTACGAACTTTGTTTTCTTAACTAGAATGAATGTAGACTTTTTCTCCTTCATTTAGACACCTATGCTAGGTAAAAGCATGACAGACAGTTGGAGAAGGGGACCAGGCCTGGATCTGGAGAACAGACTGGCAGGGCATCCCCATGCATCCCATCAAAATGAGCGCTTGCTAGCCTGTCTAGCCTTGGATGAACTCGGCTGGTGTGAAGATTGAAGCTACCAGGAGAACTGCTTCTTATATGGCTTAAACTGCCTTTGCAAAGACTCCTGGAGGGGTTGGCCCCCTTGGGTAGGAATCTACTGAGGCTTAAATTTGGTGTGGAAGGGAGTGGGACAAGTATTTTTAGCTTGGCCTAGGAGCCTTTTAGGCAATGGAGCTTAACAGGACCTTCCTATTGAAGAATAGATCTGGCACTGAGTTGTGTGCCTCCAAGGATAAGCCCAGTAAGAGAAGCCATGACACCATGGTTTGGGTAGCTGTGTCTGCTACACTGGAAGGTAGCTGAAGGGCCACCCTGGCTGCTTGCGTCTCCTACTCCAGAAGACCTTTAAAAGTTCTAACTTGGACATGTTTGCTACAAGTTAAAATTGTACGTCTCCAGGAGAGCCTGATGGTTCATGACACAGATGAAAACTAGAGGATGAATAAACTTTTCTTCTGAACAAGTCTAGTCTCCTAGAATATTTATTCTTGGGGGAAGAAGGAAATGGGTTACTGCAGCCTCTCCTGATTCTCATTGCTTACCTTATCAACGAGTTGAGGGCTGGACAGGAATTAAGGTAtttagggctatggctacactaacgagttttgctgacaaatccccAGTTTTGTCGTCAAAACTGGAACGTCCACATGCaaactgtgttttgttgacactgtattgacaaaagtcagcactttcactgacaaccttctgcatctcccagatgaggaagagtgcattTTGGCGACAGATGCTGTCGACAAAAACATTGCATGGatgctttggggggagggggtcttctcttgacagacagggcatccagaataaTGGACAGCTCTGtatgctgtgcttccgggtgcctgtttcaTCGAGACAGCAgctggcagtccagccactctgtcaacaaagtggagcGCTcgtccgattggcttttgtgtgtggctgcattctATTGATAGACATTTTGTcaagaaatctcttccgacagtgacttctgttgatggatAGCTATAGCGTAACCATAGCCCATGACCTTTAGATGAT
This portion of the Carettochelys insculpta isolate YL-2023 chromosome 8, ASM3395843v1, whole genome shotgun sequence genome encodes:
- the ADARB1 gene encoding double-stranded RNA-specific editase 1 isoform X4, whose amino-acid sequence is MEIDDEENMSSSSTDVKENRNMDTVPPKDSSVQSTGEGSQLSNGGGGSSRKRPLEEGNNGHSKFRPKKRKKTPGPVLPKNALMQLNEIKPGLQYKLLSQTGPVHAPIFVMAVEVNGQVFEGSGPTKKKAKLHAAEKALRSFVQFPNASEAHLAMGRTLSVNTDFTSDQADFPDTLFNGFETPVQTDNSFYLGSNGDGSYSSSIDYSLSSSSVTGSLIQSPLPTPSPYPSTSGKNPVMILNELRPGLKYEFLSESGESHAKNFVMAVAVDGQTFEGSGRNKKLAKARAAQSALACLFNMQLDQTPSHQPIPSEGLQLHLPQVLADAVARLVVDKFSDLTDNFTSPHARRKVLAGIVMTTGTDVKDAQVISVSTGTKCINGEYMSDRGLALNDCHAEIISRRCLLKFLYTQLELFISNKEDQQKSIFVKSERGGFKLKENVQFHLYISTSPCGDARIFSPHEAAQEDQGDRHPNRKARGQLRTKIESGEGTIPVRSTTTIQTWDGVLQGERLLTMSCSDKIARWNVLGIQGSLLSLFVEPVYFSSIILGSLYHGDHLSRAVYQRIAEIEDLPPLYALNRPLLSA